One Setaria viridis chromosome 3, Setaria_viridis_v4.0, whole genome shotgun sequence DNA window includes the following coding sequences:
- the LOC117847663 gene encoding uncharacterized protein, with the protein MAEDSGAILRHISSLKDMLDKVNEEIEQNIQRTREIESEIVKHSETEKHYLDRESELTKEVSVAEFELNGLIQVAAAETDLLKVTEGNLEFQKVALNEIQQRLSDKMERFINESQVFQANVLGGSNENLVLLLKEKGSLEDESENLKMRISTIHSSSKEYIAEILEEVNTENSVLESELWYKIAEYTDVLKDINNLKILFSSSNL; encoded by the exons ATGGCAGAGGACTCCGGCGCCATCCTCCGCCACATCTCCTCCCTCAAGGACATGCTCGACAAG GTCAATGAAGAGATTGAACAAAATATACAAAGGACCAGGGAAATAGAATCAGAAATAGTGAAACATTCTGAAACAGAAAAGCACTATCTTGACAGGGAGTCTGAGTTAACCAAAGAAGTATCTGTTGCTGAGTTTGAACTCAATGGCCTTATCCAAGTGGCTG CCGCTGAAACAGATTTACTTAAAGTGACAGAGGGAAATTTGGAGTTCCAGAAAGTTGCTCTCAATGAGATTCAACAAAGATTGTCTGATAAGAT GGAAAGGTTCATCAACGAATCTCAGGTATTTCAAGCTAATGTTCTTGGAGGTTCAAATGAAAATTTAGTTCTTCTATTGAAGGAAAAAGGTTCACTGGAGGATGAGAGTGAGAACCTGAAAATGAGGATCAGCACTATACACAGTTCATCAAAGGAATACATTGCAGAGATTCTTGAGGAAGTAAATACAGAAAATTCAG TTCTGGAGTCTGAGCTATGGTACAAGATCGCTGAATACACAGATGTTCTGAAAGATATAAACAACCTGAAGATTCTGTTTAGTTCAAGCAATTTGTAG